One genomic window of Magnolia sinica isolate HGM2019 chromosome 3, MsV1, whole genome shotgun sequence includes the following:
- the LOC131238771 gene encoding low affinity inorganic phosphate transporter 4-like — translation MSSTPNLAVLSALDEARTQLYHVTTIVIAGMGFFTDAYDLFCISTISKLLGRLYYYEPGSGAPGKLPTPVNNFVVGVALVGTLTGQLVFGWLGDKLGRKKVYGITLILMVICAICSGLSFGSSAKSVIGTLCFFRFWLGFGIGGDYPLSATIMSEYANKKTRGAFIAAVFAMQGVGIIAAGLVSLTLSALFKYYYHAPSFQDDHILSTQPEADFMWRIVLMLGAVPALLTYYWRMKMPETGRYTAIIEGNAKQAAIDMGKVLSIEIQNEQEKVAQFRSVNEYSLLSNEFFARHGWHLIGTMSTWFLLDIAFYSQNLTQKDIFPAIGLTKPPKELNALEEVFYTSRAMFVIAMFGTFPGYWFTVFFIEKIGRFIIQLIGFFMMSLFMLIMGIKYDYLKEENKRLFAVLYGLTFFFANFGPNSTTFVLPAELFPTRVRSTCHAMSAAAGKAGAMVGVFAVQSYTSVGGTERIKTAMIVMAMTNMLGFFCTFLVTETKGRSLEEISGEDGGAARYVEKEAEMQDR, via the coding sequence ATGTCATCCACACCGAACCTAGCCGTGCTCTCCGCACTCGACGAGGCCCGAACCCAATTGTACCATGTCACTACCATCGTCATCGCTGGCATGGGCTTCTTCACCGACGCTTACGATCTCTTCTGTATCTCCACCATCTCTAAGCTACTCGGCCGCCTCTACTACTACGAACCAGGCTCAGGGGCCCCCGGTAAGCTCCCAACACCCGTCAACAACTTCGTCGTGGGTGTCGCCCTCGTTGGGACGCTCACGGGTCAGCTCGTGTTCGGATGGCTCGGAGACAAACTCGGCCGAAAGAAGGTCTACGGCATCACCCTCATACTCATGGTCATCTGCGCCATATGTTCAGGTCTCTCGTTCGGTTCCAGTGCGAAATCAGTCATAGGCACTTTGTGCTTCTTCCGATTCTGGCTTGGATTCGGTATCGGCGGGGACTACCCCCTGTCGGCCACCATCATGTCCGAGTATGCCAACAAGAAGACCCGTGGTGCGTTCATCGCAGCCGTCTTCGCCATGCAAGGCGTTGGCATCATTGCCGCAGGCTTGGTGTCCTTGACTCTCTCTGCGTTATTCAAGTACTACTACCATGCCCCATCATTCCAAGACGACCATATCTTGTCGACGCAGCCGGAGGCCGACTTCATGTGGCGGATAGTCCTCATGCTCGGCGCAGTCCCAGCGCTGCTAACTTACTACTGGCGGATGAAGATGCCTGAGACGGGCCGCTACACCGCAATAATAGAGGGGAACGCAAAGCAGGCGGCGATTGACATGGGAAAGGTGTTGTCTATTGAGATCCAAAATGAACAAGAGAAGGTGGCCCAGTTCAGATCAGTGAACGAGTACTCATTACTCTCCAATGAGTTCTTTGCTCGCCATGGGTGGCACCTTATAGGTACAATGAGCACATGGTTCTTGCTAGACATAGCTTTCTATAGCCAGAACCTGACCCAGAAGGACATCTTCCCTGCAATCGGGCTAACCAAGCCCCCCAAAGAACTCAACGCCTTAGAGGAAGTGTTCTATACGTCTCGGGCCATGTTCGTGATTGCAATGTTCGGTACCTTCCCTGGGTACTGGTTCACCGTCTTCTTCATCGAGAAGATTGGACGATTCATAATCCAACTCATCGGATTCTTTATGATGTCACTGTTCATGCTAATCATGGGGATTAAGTACGACTATCTGAAGGAGGAGAACAAGAGGCTGTTCGCCGTTCTATATGGCCTCACCTTTTTCTTCGCCAACTTCGGACCCAACAGCACGACATTCGTGCTGCCGGCTGAGCTGTTCCCGACGCGGGTAAGGTCCACATGCCACGCCATGAGTGCCGCAGCCGGGAAGGCTGGGGCCATGGTTGGCGTGTTCGCGGTGCAAAGCTACACGTCAGTAGGGGGTACGGAAAGGATAAAGACTGCGATGATCGTGATGGCAATGACGAACATGCTCGGGTTCTTCTGCACGTTCTTGGTTACAGAGACGAAAGGACGGTCGTTGGAGGAGATCTCGGGTGAGGATGGTGGAGCCGCCAGGTACGTGGAAAAGGAGGCCGAGATGCAGGACCGTTGA